In Burkholderiales bacterium, the following are encoded in one genomic region:
- the lnt gene encoding apolipoprotein N-acyltransferase — translation MGKSRLTLLSLAAFAGALTVFGFAPFGAALLPIATLALLFLLWRDAPTPRRAAALGFAFGLGLFGAGVSWIYVALQTFGGMPSPLAALGIAGFCAYLALWPALAGWAVARAAPAGSAARLAAAAGAWTLAEWLRGFVLTGFQWLSVGHAELPGSSLAGYAPVGGIFLVSLAVAAVAAFAALAIERLAASRRSRAALVLPLSGIVAIFAAGALLDRIAWTTPNATPLAVTLVQGNIPQEQKFDPDLRERAFRLYTGLVAASEGKLVVLPESAFPVFAHQVPEATIDAIASTMRARGGDALLGVFIALPPAAGESGPRLHNSVVSLGSSDTQVYRKRHLVPFGETIPAKGILGPLIESVLAIPLSDQAAGPADQAPLALAGEKVLVNICYEDAFGSELARWARGSTLLVNVTNDAWYGRSIGPWQHAQIAAMRAKETGRPMLRATNTGITGVIDADGTPRVHLPWFRRGLLETQVTGRSGDTPFMRYGDAIAAGLAAIVLAAAFALGRRR, via the coding sequence ATCGGAAAGTCGCGTCTGACCCTCCTGTCCCTCGCCGCCTTCGCCGGTGCCCTCACGGTCTTCGGGTTCGCGCCCTTCGGCGCCGCGCTGCTGCCGATCGCCACGCTCGCGCTGCTGTTCCTGCTGTGGCGCGATGCGCCCACGCCTCGTCGCGCGGCCGCGCTCGGGTTCGCGTTCGGGCTGGGACTCTTCGGCGCGGGCGTCTCGTGGATCTACGTCGCGTTGCAGACCTTCGGCGGGATGCCCTCACCGCTCGCCGCGCTCGGCATCGCGGGCTTCTGCGCGTACCTCGCGCTGTGGCCCGCACTCGCGGGATGGGCGGTCGCGCGCGCCGCGCCGGCCGGATCCGCCGCCCGTCTCGCCGCCGCCGCCGGCGCGTGGACGCTCGCCGAGTGGCTGCGCGGCTTCGTGCTCACCGGTTTCCAGTGGCTCTCGGTCGGCCACGCCGAACTCCCCGGCAGCAGCCTCGCGGGGTACGCGCCGGTCGGCGGCATCTTCCTCGTGTCGCTCGCCGTGGCTGCCGTCGCGGCGTTCGCCGCGCTCGCGATCGAGCGGCTCGCCGCGTCGCGCCGCTCGCGGGCGGCGCTCGTGCTGCCGCTCTCGGGCATCGTGGCGATCTTCGCCGCCGGCGCGCTCCTCGACCGCATTGCCTGGACGACGCCGAACGCCACGCCGTTGGCGGTGACGCTGGTGCAGGGCAACATCCCGCAGGAGCAGAAGTTCGATCCGGACCTGCGCGAACGGGCGTTTCGCCTCTACACCGGCCTCGTCGCGGCGAGCGAAGGGAAGCTCGTCGTGCTGCCCGAGAGCGCGTTCCCGGTGTTCGCGCACCAGGTGCCGGAGGCGACGATCGACGCGATCGCCTCGACGATGCGCGCGCGCGGCGGCGACGCGCTCCTCGGCGTCTTCATCGCGCTGCCCCCCGCCGCCGGCGAATCGGGACCGAGGCTGCACAACAGCGTCGTGTCGCTCGGATCCTCCGACACGCAGGTGTACCGCAAGCGCCACCTCGTGCCGTTCGGCGAGACGATTCCCGCCAAGGGCATCCTCGGGCCGCTGATCGAAAGCGTGCTCGCGATTCCGCTGTCGGACCAGGCCGCCGGTCCCGCGGACCAGGCGCCGCTCGCGCTGGCGGGCGAGAAGGTGCTCGTCAACATCTGCTACGAGGACGCGTTCGGCTCGGAACTCGCGCGCTGGGCGCGCGGCTCGACGCTGCTCGTCAACGTGACCAACGACGCGTGGTACGGCCGCTCGATCGGCCCGTGGCAGCACGCGCAGATCGCGGCGATGCGCGCGAAGGAGACCGGCCGGCCGATGCTCCGCGCGACCAACACCGGCATCACCGGCGTCATCGACGCGGACGGCACGCCGCGCGTGCACCTGCCGTGGTTCCGCCGCGGCCTCCTCGAAACGCAGGTGACCGGCCGCAGCGGCGACACGCCGTTCATGCGCTACGGCGATGCGATCGCGGCGGGCCTCGCCGCGATCGTGCTCGCCGCGGCGTTCGCGCTCGGGCGCCGCCGGTAG
- a CDS encoding NAD(P)/FAD-dependent oxidoreductase codes for MAASSSPASAIVIGAGPAGLTAALELLRHTQVTPLVVEATDVVGGLSRTVNHHGYRMDLGGHRFFSRSDWVMDWWQAILPIDPEAAEEGARLRIAYRAQERDVEVTRAPADPDRVMLVRNRLSRIYHRRRFFDYPIRLDLRTILNLGVVRSMRAGFSYLRAHAFPRTPEHNLEDFLVNRFGRELYETFFKSYTEKVWGVPCTGISAAWGAQRIKGLSLTRALVHAAQRALGLAPKTAHTSLIERFLYPKYGPGQLWEEVARQVRERGGRIEFERPVERIVLRDGRVVAVDVRDAASGAVETRTCDYAISSMPVKDLVERLDPPAPAEVRAIAARLPYRDFIVVGLVVRTAAIGERVGRGDTVMPPDNWIYIQEPDVRLGRLQVFNNWSPGLVPDPESVWLGLEYFCTEGDDLWSQSDAGLVALAKRELQQIGLVVSADVLDGVVVRVPKAYPAYVGAYEHFGVVRAWLDAIPNLFLVGRNGMHRYNNQDHSMLTAKAAVENIASGRTDKANLWAINVDDDYLEEK; via the coding sequence TTGGCTGCTTCATCGTCCCCCGCGTCCGCGATCGTCATCGGCGCCGGTCCCGCCGGCCTGACGGCGGCGCTCGAACTCTTGCGGCACACCCAGGTGACGCCGCTGGTGGTCGAGGCGACCGATGTCGTCGGGGGGCTGTCGCGCACCGTGAACCACCACGGCTACCGGATGGACCTGGGCGGGCACCGCTTCTTCTCGCGCTCCGACTGGGTGATGGACTGGTGGCAGGCGATCCTGCCGATCGACCCCGAAGCCGCCGAAGAGGGCGCGCGGCTGCGCATCGCCTACCGCGCGCAGGAGCGCGACGTCGAGGTGACGCGGGCACCGGCGGATCCGGATCGGGTGATGCTGGTGCGAAACCGCCTGTCGCGCATCTACCACCGGCGGCGGTTCTTCGACTACCCGATCCGGCTCGACCTGCGCACGATCCTGAACCTCGGCGTGGTCCGCTCGATGCGCGCGGGCTTCTCCTACCTGCGCGCGCATGCGTTTCCGCGCACGCCCGAGCACAATCTCGAGGACTTCCTCGTCAACCGCTTCGGGCGCGAACTCTACGAGACCTTCTTCAAGTCGTACACCGAGAAGGTCTGGGGGGTGCCCTGCACGGGAATCAGCGCCGCCTGGGGTGCCCAGCGCATCAAGGGCCTGTCGCTCACGCGCGCGCTCGTGCACGCGGCGCAGCGCGCGCTCGGTCTCGCGCCGAAGACCGCGCACACGAGCCTCATCGAGCGCTTCCTCTACCCGAAGTACGGCCCCGGCCAGCTCTGGGAGGAGGTGGCGCGGCAGGTGCGCGAGCGCGGCGGGCGCATCGAGTTCGAGCGGCCGGTCGAGCGCATCGTGCTGCGCGACGGGCGCGTCGTCGCGGTCGACGTGCGCGACGCGGCGTCCGGTGCCGTCGAGACCCGCACCTGCGACTACGCGATCTCGTCGATGCCGGTGAAGGACCTGGTCGAGCGGCTCGACCCGCCCGCGCCCGCCGAGGTGCGCGCGATCGCCGCGCGGCTCCCGTACCGCGATTTCATCGTGGTGGGTCTCGTCGTGCGCACCGCGGCGATCGGCGAGCGCGTGGGACGCGGCGACACCGTGATGCCGCCGGACAACTGGATCTACATCCAGGAGCCCGACGTGCGGCTCGGGCGGCTGCAGGTGTTCAACAACTGGAGTCCCGGACTCGTGCCGGATCCGGAGAGCGTCTGGCTCGGGCTCGAGTACTTCTGCACCGAGGGCGACGACCTCTGGTCGCAATCCGACGCGGGGCTCGTCGCGCTCGCGAAGCGCGAGTTGCAGCAGATCGGACTCGTGGTCTCGGCGGACGTCCTCGACGGCGTCGTCGTCCGCGTGCCGAAGGCGTATCCGGCCTACGTCGGCGCCTACGAGCACTTCGGCGTCGTGCGCGCCTGGCTCGACGCGATTCCGAACCTGTTCCTCGTCGGGCGCAACGGCATGCACCGTTACAACAACCAGGACCACTCGATGCTGACCGCGAAGGCGGCGGTCGAGAACATCGCCTCGGGCCGCACCGACAAGGCGAACCTCTGGGCGATCAACGTCGACGACGACTATCTCGAGGAGAAGTGA
- a CDS encoding glycosyltransferase — MTDPRDDISMRGAADMPRSATISVIVPAYNGDRVLGSCLEPLARMLGDHEIAEIIVVDDGSTDASAWVATQGGAKVMPSGGRLGPGGARNRGASVASGDVLWFVDADVVVHPDAARVLRDVLARSDAAAVFGTYDEFPAATNFLSQYKNLAHRHHHVHAEREAETFWAGCGAVRAGAFRRIGGFDAERYREPSIEDIELGIRLRRHGYRILIEPELQSRHLKEWRLAGLLRTDIVQRAYPWAELMREHRLPPTLNVGIGERLRAGLAWALACAIAAFLVRSLAGWWVAALFGAAIAVNLPLFSLFRRVNGTLFALGAIAFHQFHYLYASAAFVACRLGWTPGRSRPSTTSTSA, encoded by the coding sequence ATGACGGACCCGCGGGACGACATCTCGATGCGCGGCGCTGCCGACATGCCGCGGTCCGCAACGATCAGCGTGATCGTGCCGGCCTACAACGGCGATCGCGTGCTCGGAAGCTGCCTCGAGCCGCTCGCGCGGATGCTCGGGGACCACGAGATCGCGGAGATCATCGTCGTCGACGACGGCTCGACCGATGCCTCCGCCTGGGTCGCGACGCAGGGCGGGGCCAAGGTGATGCCCTCGGGCGGCAGGCTCGGACCCGGAGGGGCGCGCAACCGCGGCGCGTCGGTCGCCTCGGGCGACGTGCTCTGGTTCGTCGATGCCGATGTCGTCGTGCACCCGGATGCGGCGCGGGTGCTGCGCGACGTCCTCGCGCGGAGCGACGCTGCGGCGGTGTTCGGCACCTACGACGAGTTCCCGGCCGCGACGAACTTCCTGTCGCAGTACAAGAACCTCGCGCACCGCCACCACCACGTGCACGCCGAGCGCGAAGCCGAAACCTTCTGGGCCGGCTGCGGGGCGGTGCGCGCCGGCGCGTTCCGGCGCATCGGAGGCTTCGACGCCGAACGCTACCGCGAACCGTCGATCGAGGACATCGAACTCGGCATCCGCCTGCGGCGCCACGGCTACCGCATCCTGATCGAGCCGGAGTTGCAGTCGCGCCATCTCAAGGAGTGGCGACTCGCCGGCTTGCTCCGCACCGACATCGTGCAGCGCGCGTATCCCTGGGCGGAGCTGATGCGCGAACACCGGCTGCCGCCGACGCTCAACGTCGGCATCGGCGAGCGGCTACGGGCCGGCCTCGCCTGGGCGCTCGCATGCGCGATCGCGGCATTCCTCGTCCGGAGCCTGGCAGGATGGTGGGTCGCCGCCCTCTTCGGTGCGGCGATCGCGGTGAACCTGCCGCTGTTCTCGCTGTTCCGCCGGGTGAACGGCACGCTCTTCGCGCTCGGCGCGATCGCGTTCCACCAGTTCCACTACCTCTACGCGTCGGCGGCATTCGTCGCCTGCAGGCTCGGCTGGACGCCCGGCCGGTCGCGCCCCTCGACCACCAGCACGAGTGCGTAG
- a CDS encoding cytochrome P450, with translation MVEIAVFAIAAALALRVLATRAVRREATEHPFAAFALAAALVGCVTALAWVAVVSPPLRHVAAAATFVLVFVAWWRSRVDYGSGVRQPAGSLGLRASLAAIDDRSFYRGEAARHGPVFKMSQFGRPVACVVGLERAHRILVDHADALAPAVLPYNRLLSKGVLRYMTGADHKAEAPAFRAAFAKMDLAGAEDTLRADLRRELASLAEESSRTPGGCAARPAFERWVVAAIARVFIGFAPDAPRVDAFRRRVAQLVHQRRGGARWRATLQEGLAGVTTLLRDADREHRAGSASIAGGTALALLVASDPDSLDRPARAENLAMIARVASSDLTGLMDWIAWFLAGAPAWRDAVCAHGRTAGVTGGSLPLDPATAIVMETLRLEQSEHLYRRTVKPFEVDGRVIPAGWILRICVNESHRDPSIFPDPHRFDPSRFVDRTYTRREYSPFGGHTHGCMGGHLAIFLGRLLVEELALGYDVDVVRDGPFERANRHRDHWHPSSARRVVLRPRLASTPVRETPAVTVP, from the coding sequence ATGGTCGAGATCGCGGTGTTCGCGATCGCCGCCGCGCTCGCGCTGCGGGTGCTCGCGACGCGCGCAGTCCGGCGCGAGGCCACCGAACACCCGTTCGCGGCGTTCGCGCTCGCCGCTGCACTCGTCGGATGCGTCACCGCGCTCGCGTGGGTCGCCGTCGTGTCACCGCCGCTGCGCCACGTCGCCGCCGCGGCGACGTTCGTCCTGGTCTTCGTCGCGTGGTGGCGTTCCCGGGTCGACTACGGATCGGGGGTGCGCCAGCCGGCGGGTTCGCTCGGCCTCCGCGCATCGCTCGCGGCGATCGACGATCGGAGTTTCTACCGCGGAGAGGCCGCGCGGCACGGGCCGGTATTCAAGATGAGCCAGTTCGGTCGTCCGGTCGCCTGCGTCGTCGGACTGGAGCGCGCGCACCGGATCCTCGTCGACCACGCGGACGCCCTCGCGCCCGCGGTATTGCCGTACAACCGCCTGCTGTCGAAGGGCGTCCTGCGCTACATGACCGGCGCCGACCACAAGGCCGAGGCCCCGGCGTTTCGCGCGGCGTTCGCGAAGATGGACCTCGCCGGCGCGGAAGACACCCTGCGCGCCGACCTGCGCCGGGAGCTCGCGTCGCTCGCCGAGGAGTCGTCGCGCACGCCCGGAGGCTGCGCCGCCCGCCCGGCGTTCGAGCGCTGGGTCGTCGCCGCGATCGCCCGCGTGTTCATCGGCTTCGCGCCCGATGCCCCCCGCGTCGACGCCTTTCGACGCCGGGTCGCGCAACTCGTCCACCAGCGCCGCGGCGGCGCGCGCTGGCGCGCTACGCTGCAGGAGGGACTCGCGGGCGTCACGACCTTGCTGCGCGACGCCGACCGCGAACATCGCGCCGGTTCGGCCTCGATCGCCGGAGGGACCGCCCTCGCGCTGCTCGTGGCGTCGGACCCGGATTCGCTCGACCGGCCCGCGCGCGCGGAGAACCTCGCGATGATCGCGCGCGTCGCGTCCTCCGACCTCACCGGGCTCATGGACTGGATCGCGTGGTTCCTCGCCGGCGCACCCGCGTGGCGGGACGCGGTGTGCGCGCACGGCCGCACCGCCGGCGTCACGGGCGGTTCGCTGCCGCTCGACCCCGCGACGGCGATCGTGATGGAGACGTTGCGGCTCGAGCAGAGCGAGCACCTGTACCGGCGCACGGTGAAGCCGTTCGAGGTCGACGGCCGCGTGATTCCGGCCGGCTGGATCCTGCGCATCTGCGTGAACGAGTCGCACCGCGACCCGTCGATCTTCCCCGATCCGCACCGCTTCGACCCGTCGCGCTTCGTCGACCGCACGTACACGCGCCGCGAGTACTCGCCGTTCGGCGGCCACACGCACGGCTGCATGGGCGGCCATCTCGCGATCTTTCTCGGGCGGCTCCTGGTCGAGGAACTCGCGCTCGGCTACGACGTCGACGTCGTGCGGGACGGTCCGTTCGAACGGGCCAATCGCCACCGCGATCACTGGCATCCGAGTTCCGCGCGCCGGGTGGTGCTCAGGCCGCGCTTGGCCTCCACGCCGGTCCGCGAAACACCCGCCGTCACGGTCCCCTGA
- a CDS encoding glycine--tRNA ligase subunit alpha, whose protein sequence is MLTFQQVILRLQEYWGSRGCALLQPYDMEVGAGTSHTATFLRALGPEPWRAAYVQPSRRPKDGRYGENPNRLFQHHQFQVVLKPSPPDILDLYLGSLVALGFDLARNDVRFVEDDWENPTLGAWGLGWEVWLNGMEITQFTYFQQVGSLDCDPITGEITYGLERMSMYLQDVESVYDLAYTDTMKYGDVFLQNEVEQTTYALDASDAQKLFGQFALFEGEAKRLLAAALPLPGYEMILKAAHTFNLLDARGAISVTERAGYIGRIRALSRLVATAYLDARRRLGFPMLPERERAGLPERYAKAQEA, encoded by the coding sequence ATGCTCACGTTCCAGCAAGTGATCCTGCGGCTCCAGGAATACTGGGGCTCGCGCGGCTGTGCGCTGCTGCAGCCTTACGACATGGAGGTCGGGGCCGGCACCTCGCACACCGCGACGTTCCTGCGCGCGCTCGGCCCCGAGCCGTGGCGCGCCGCCTACGTGCAGCCGTCGCGCCGCCCGAAGGACGGGCGCTACGGCGAGAATCCGAACCGCCTGTTCCAGCACCACCAGTTCCAGGTCGTGCTGAAGCCCTCGCCGCCGGACATCCTCGACCTCTACCTGGGCTCGCTCGTCGCGCTGGGCTTCGACCTCGCGCGAAACGACGTGCGCTTCGTCGAGGACGACTGGGAGAACCCGACGCTCGGTGCGTGGGGCCTGGGCTGGGAGGTGTGGCTGAACGGCATGGAGATCACGCAGTTCACCTATTTCCAGCAGGTCGGGAGCCTCGACTGCGACCCGATCACCGGCGAGATCACCTACGGCCTCGAGCGGATGAGCATGTACCTGCAGGACGTCGAATCGGTCTACGACCTCGCCTACACCGACACGATGAAGTACGGCGACGTGTTCCTGCAGAACGAGGTCGAGCAGACGACCTACGCGCTCGACGCCTCGGACGCGCAGAAGCTCTTCGGCCAGTTCGCGCTGTTCGAAGGCGAGGCGAAGCGCCTCCTCGCCGCGGCGTTGCCGCTCCCCGGCTACGAAATGATCCTGAAGGCGGCGCACACGTTCAACCTGCTCGACGCGCGCGGCGCGATCTCGGTCACCGAGCGCGCAGGCTACATCGGCCGCATCCGCGCGCTGTCGCGGCTCGTCGCGACCGCGTACCTCGACGCCCGGCGTCGCCTGGGCTTCCCGATGCTCCCGGAGCGCGAGCGCGCGGGCCTGCCGGAACGCTACGCGAAGGCGCAGGAAGCATGA